The proteins below are encoded in one region of Ochotona princeps isolate mOchPri1 chromosome 24, mOchPri1.hap1, whole genome shotgun sequence:
- the FUS gene encoding RNA-binding protein FUS isoform X3, whose product MDYTQQATQSYGAYPTQPGQGYSQQSSQPYGQQSYGGYGQSTDTSGYGQSSYGSSYGQTQNTGYGTQSAPQGYGSTGGYGSSQSSQSSYGQQSSYPGYGQQPAPSSTSGSYGSSSQSSSYGQPQSGGYGQQSGYGGQQQSYGQQQSSYNPPQGYGQQNQYNSSSGGGGGGGGGSYGQDQSSMSGGGGGGYGSQDQSGGGGGYGGGQQDRGGRGRGGGGGYNRSSGGYEPRGRGGGRGGRGGMGGSDRGGFNKFGGPRDQGSRHDSEQDNSDNNTIFVQGLGENVTIESVADYFKQIGIIKTNKKTGQPMINLYTDRETGKLKGEATVSFDDPPSAKAAIDWFDGKEFSGNPIKVSFATRRADFNRGGGNGRGGRGRGGPMGRGGYGGGGSGGGGRGGFPSGGGGGGGQQRAGDWKCPNPTCENMNFSWRNECNQCKAPKPDGPGGGPGGSHMGKKGAAGNEHMGQTAFIRQGGWGGNVNYISCFLGGNYGDDRRGGRGGYDRGGYRGRGGDRGGFRGGRGGGDRGGFGPGKMDSRGEHRQDRRERPY is encoded by the exons ACTATACCCAACAAGCAACCCAAAG CTACGGGGCCTACCCCACCCAGCCTGGGCAGGGCTACTCCCAGCAGAGCAGTCAGCCCTATGGCCAGCAGAGCTATGGCGGCTACGGGCAGTCCACGGACACTTCCGGCTATGGCCAGAGCAGCTATGGCTCCTCGTACGGACAGACACAGAACA CAGGCTATGGCACTCAGTCAGCTCCCCAGGGTTATGGCTCGACTGGCGGCTATGGTAGCAGCCAGAGTTCCCAGTCGTCTTACGGACAACAGTCCTCCTACCCTGGCTATGGACAGcagccagctcccagcagcaCCTCAGGAAG TTACGGCAGCAGTTCTCAGAGCAGCAGCTACGGGCAGCCCCAGAGCGGGGGCTATGGCCAGCAGTCTGGCTATGGCGGACAGCAACAAAGCTATGGGCAGCAGCAAAGCTCCTATAACCCCCCTCAGGGCTACGGGCAGCAGAACCAGTACAACAGCAGCAGCGGAGGTGGCGGAGGGGGTGGCGGAG GGAGCTATGGCCAAGACCAGTCCTCTATgagtggtggcggcggcggcggctatGGCAGTCAGGACCAGAGCGGTGGTGGCGGTGGCTACGGGGGAGGCCAGCAGGACCGAGGGGGCCGCGGCAGGGGCGGCGGCGGTGGTTACAACCGTAGCAGTGGCGGCTATGAACCCAGAGGCCGAGGCGGCGGCCGTGGAGGCAGAGGCGGCATGGG CGGAAGTGATCGTGGTGGCTTCAATAAATTTGGTG GCCCTCGGGACCAGGGATCACGTCATGACTCGG AGCAGGATAATTCCGACAACAACACCATCTTCGTGCAAGGCCTGGGCGAGAATGTCACCATCGAGTCTGTGGCGGATTACTTCAAGCAGATTGGTATCATCAAG ACAAACAAGAAAACGGGGCAGCCCATGATTAATTTGTATACAGACAGGGAAACTGGCAAGCTGAAGGGAGAGGCGACAGTCTCATTTGATGACCCACCTTCTGCTAAAGCAGCTATCGACTGGTTTGATG GCAAAGAATTCTCTGGGAATCCCATCAAGGTTTCATTTGCTACACGCCGAGCAGACTTTAATCGGGGTGGTGGCAATGGTCGTGGAGGCCGAGGGCGAGGAG GTCCCATGGGCCGCGGAGGCTACGGTGgcggtggcagtggtggtggtggccgAGGAGGATTCCccagtggaggtggtggtggaggaggacaGCAACGAGCTGGGGACTGGAAGTGTCCTAATCC TACCTGTGAGAACATGAACTTCTCTTGGAGAAACGAATGTAACCAGTGTAAGGCCCCTAAACCAGATGGCCCAGGAGGGGGACCAGGAGGTTCGCACATGGGTAAGAAAGGCGCAGCTGGTAATGAGCACATGGGACAGACAGCCTTTATCAGGCAGGGAGGTTGGGGTGGAAATGTGAAttatatttcttgttttctaGGGGGTAACTATGGAGATGATCGACGTGGTGGCAGAGGAGGCTATGATCGGGGCGGCTACCGGGGCCGCGGCGGGGACCGTGGGGGCTTCCGAGGGGGCCGGGGTGGTGGGGACAGAGGCGGCTTTGGCCCTGGCAAGATGGACTCCAG
- the FUS gene encoding RNA-binding protein FUS isoform X2 — MASNDYTQQATQSYGAYPTQPGQGYSQQSSQPYGQQSYGGYGQSTDTSGYGQSSYGSSYGQTQNSYGTQSAPQGYGSTGGYGSSQSSQSSYGQQSSYPGYGQQPAPSSTSGSYGSSSQSSSYGQPQSGGYGQQSGYGGQQQSYGQQQSSYNPPQGYGQQNQYNSSSGGGGGGGGGSYGQDQSSMSGGGGGGYGSQDQSGGGGGYGGGQQDRGGRGRGGGGGYNRSSGGYEPRGRGGGRGGRGGMGGSDRGGFNKFGGPRDQGSRHDSEQDNSDNNTIFVQGLGENVTIESVADYFKQIGIIKTNKKTGQPMINLYTDRETGKLKGEATVSFDDPPSAKAAIDWFDGKEFSGNPIKVSFATRRADFNRGGGNGRGGRGRGGPMGRGGYGGGGSGGGGRGGFPSGGGGGGGQQRAGDWKCPNPTCENMNFSWRNECNQCKAPKPDGPGGGPGGSHMGKKGAAGNEHMGQTAFIRQGGWGGNVNYISCFLGGNYGDDRRGGRGGYDRGGYRGRGGDRGGFRGGRGGGDRGGFGPGKMDSRGEHRQDRRERPY, encoded by the exons ACTATACCCAACAAGCAACCCAAAG CTACGGGGCCTACCCCACCCAGCCTGGGCAGGGCTACTCCCAGCAGAGCAGTCAGCCCTATGGCCAGCAGAGCTATGGCGGCTACGGGCAGTCCACGGACACTTCCGGCTATGGCCAGAGCAGCTATGGCTCCTCGTACGGACAGACACAGAACA GCTATGGCACTCAGTCAGCTCCCCAGGGTTATGGCTCGACTGGCGGCTATGGTAGCAGCCAGAGTTCCCAGTCGTCTTACGGACAACAGTCCTCCTACCCTGGCTATGGACAGcagccagctcccagcagcaCCTCAGGAAG TTACGGCAGCAGTTCTCAGAGCAGCAGCTACGGGCAGCCCCAGAGCGGGGGCTATGGCCAGCAGTCTGGCTATGGCGGACAGCAACAAAGCTATGGGCAGCAGCAAAGCTCCTATAACCCCCCTCAGGGCTACGGGCAGCAGAACCAGTACAACAGCAGCAGCGGAGGTGGCGGAGGGGGTGGCGGAG GGAGCTATGGCCAAGACCAGTCCTCTATgagtggtggcggcggcggcggctatGGCAGTCAGGACCAGAGCGGTGGTGGCGGTGGCTACGGGGGAGGCCAGCAGGACCGAGGGGGCCGCGGCAGGGGCGGCGGCGGTGGTTACAACCGTAGCAGTGGCGGCTATGAACCCAGAGGCCGAGGCGGCGGCCGTGGAGGCAGAGGCGGCATGGG CGGAAGTGATCGTGGTGGCTTCAATAAATTTGGTG GCCCTCGGGACCAGGGATCACGTCATGACTCGG AGCAGGATAATTCCGACAACAACACCATCTTCGTGCAAGGCCTGGGCGAGAATGTCACCATCGAGTCTGTGGCGGATTACTTCAAGCAGATTGGTATCATCAAG ACAAACAAGAAAACGGGGCAGCCCATGATTAATTTGTATACAGACAGGGAAACTGGCAAGCTGAAGGGAGAGGCGACAGTCTCATTTGATGACCCACCTTCTGCTAAAGCAGCTATCGACTGGTTTGATG GCAAAGAATTCTCTGGGAATCCCATCAAGGTTTCATTTGCTACACGCCGAGCAGACTTTAATCGGGGTGGTGGCAATGGTCGTGGAGGCCGAGGGCGAGGAG GTCCCATGGGCCGCGGAGGCTACGGTGgcggtggcagtggtggtggtggccgAGGAGGATTCCccagtggaggtggtggtggaggaggacaGCAACGAGCTGGGGACTGGAAGTGTCCTAATCC TACCTGTGAGAACATGAACTTCTCTTGGAGAAACGAATGTAACCAGTGTAAGGCCCCTAAACCAGATGGCCCAGGAGGGGGACCAGGAGGTTCGCACATGGGTAAGAAAGGCGCAGCTGGTAATGAGCACATGGGACAGACAGCCTTTATCAGGCAGGGAGGTTGGGGTGGAAATGTGAAttatatttcttgttttctaGGGGGTAACTATGGAGATGATCGACGTGGTGGCAGAGGAGGCTATGATCGGGGCGGCTACCGGGGCCGCGGCGGGGACCGTGGGGGCTTCCGAGGGGGCCGGGGTGGTGGGGACAGAGGCGGCTTTGGCCCTGGCAAGATGGACTCCAG
- the FUS gene encoding RNA-binding protein FUS isoform X5, translated as MASNDYTQQATQSYGAYPTQPGQGYSQQSSQPYGQQSYGGYGQSTDTSGYGQSSYGSSYGQTQNSYGTQSAPQGYGSTGGYGSSQSSQSSYGQQSSYPGYGQQPAPSSTSGSYGSSSQSSSYGQPQSGGYGQQSGYGGQQQSYGQQQSSYNPPQGYGQQNQYNSSSGGGGGGGGGSYGQDQSSMSGGGGGGYGSQDQSGGGGGYGGGQQDRGGRGRGGGGGYNRSSGGYEPRGRGGGRGGRGGMGGSDRGGFNKFGGPRDQGSRHDSEQDNSDNNTIFVQGLGENVTIESVADYFKQIGIIKTNKKTGQPMINLYTDRETGKLKGEATVSFDDPPSAKAAIDWFDGKEFSGNPIKVSFATRRADFNRGGGNGRGGRGRGGPMGRGGYGGGGSGGGGRGGFPSGGGGGGGQQRAGDWKCPNPTCENMNFSWRNECNQCKAPKPDGPGGGPGGSHMGGNYGDDRRGGRGGYDRGGYRGRGGDRGGFRGGRGGGDRGGFGPGKMDSRGEHRQDRRERPY; from the exons ACTATACCCAACAAGCAACCCAAAG CTACGGGGCCTACCCCACCCAGCCTGGGCAGGGCTACTCCCAGCAGAGCAGTCAGCCCTATGGCCAGCAGAGCTATGGCGGCTACGGGCAGTCCACGGACACTTCCGGCTATGGCCAGAGCAGCTATGGCTCCTCGTACGGACAGACACAGAACA GCTATGGCACTCAGTCAGCTCCCCAGGGTTATGGCTCGACTGGCGGCTATGGTAGCAGCCAGAGTTCCCAGTCGTCTTACGGACAACAGTCCTCCTACCCTGGCTATGGACAGcagccagctcccagcagcaCCTCAGGAAG TTACGGCAGCAGTTCTCAGAGCAGCAGCTACGGGCAGCCCCAGAGCGGGGGCTATGGCCAGCAGTCTGGCTATGGCGGACAGCAACAAAGCTATGGGCAGCAGCAAAGCTCCTATAACCCCCCTCAGGGCTACGGGCAGCAGAACCAGTACAACAGCAGCAGCGGAGGTGGCGGAGGGGGTGGCGGAG GGAGCTATGGCCAAGACCAGTCCTCTATgagtggtggcggcggcggcggctatGGCAGTCAGGACCAGAGCGGTGGTGGCGGTGGCTACGGGGGAGGCCAGCAGGACCGAGGGGGCCGCGGCAGGGGCGGCGGCGGTGGTTACAACCGTAGCAGTGGCGGCTATGAACCCAGAGGCCGAGGCGGCGGCCGTGGAGGCAGAGGCGGCATGGG CGGAAGTGATCGTGGTGGCTTCAATAAATTTGGTG GCCCTCGGGACCAGGGATCACGTCATGACTCGG AGCAGGATAATTCCGACAACAACACCATCTTCGTGCAAGGCCTGGGCGAGAATGTCACCATCGAGTCTGTGGCGGATTACTTCAAGCAGATTGGTATCATCAAG ACAAACAAGAAAACGGGGCAGCCCATGATTAATTTGTATACAGACAGGGAAACTGGCAAGCTGAAGGGAGAGGCGACAGTCTCATTTGATGACCCACCTTCTGCTAAAGCAGCTATCGACTGGTTTGATG GCAAAGAATTCTCTGGGAATCCCATCAAGGTTTCATTTGCTACACGCCGAGCAGACTTTAATCGGGGTGGTGGCAATGGTCGTGGAGGCCGAGGGCGAGGAG GTCCCATGGGCCGCGGAGGCTACGGTGgcggtggcagtggtggtggtggccgAGGAGGATTCCccagtggaggtggtggtggaggaggacaGCAACGAGCTGGGGACTGGAAGTGTCCTAATCC TACCTGTGAGAACATGAACTTCTCTTGGAGAAACGAATGTAACCAGTGTAAGGCCCCTAAACCAGATGGCCCAGGAGGGGGACCAGGAGGTTCGCACATGG GGGGTAACTATGGAGATGATCGACGTGGTGGCAGAGGAGGCTATGATCGGGGCGGCTACCGGGGCCGCGGCGGGGACCGTGGGGGCTTCCGAGGGGGCCGGGGTGGTGGGGACAGAGGCGGCTTTGGCCCTGGCAAGATGGACTCCAG
- the FUS gene encoding RNA-binding protein FUS isoform X1 has product MASNDYTQQATQSYGAYPTQPGQGYSQQSSQPYGQQSYGGYGQSTDTSGYGQSSYGSSYGQTQNTGYGTQSAPQGYGSTGGYGSSQSSQSSYGQQSSYPGYGQQPAPSSTSGSYGSSSQSSSYGQPQSGGYGQQSGYGGQQQSYGQQQSSYNPPQGYGQQNQYNSSSGGGGGGGGGSYGQDQSSMSGGGGGGYGSQDQSGGGGGYGGGQQDRGGRGRGGGGGYNRSSGGYEPRGRGGGRGGRGGMGGSDRGGFNKFGGPRDQGSRHDSEQDNSDNNTIFVQGLGENVTIESVADYFKQIGIIKTNKKTGQPMINLYTDRETGKLKGEATVSFDDPPSAKAAIDWFDGKEFSGNPIKVSFATRRADFNRGGGNGRGGRGRGGPMGRGGYGGGGSGGGGRGGFPSGGGGGGGQQRAGDWKCPNPTCENMNFSWRNECNQCKAPKPDGPGGGPGGSHMGKKGAAGNEHMGQTAFIRQGGWGGNVNYISCFLGGNYGDDRRGGRGGYDRGGYRGRGGDRGGFRGGRGGGDRGGFGPGKMDSRGEHRQDRRERPY; this is encoded by the exons ACTATACCCAACAAGCAACCCAAAG CTACGGGGCCTACCCCACCCAGCCTGGGCAGGGCTACTCCCAGCAGAGCAGTCAGCCCTATGGCCAGCAGAGCTATGGCGGCTACGGGCAGTCCACGGACACTTCCGGCTATGGCCAGAGCAGCTATGGCTCCTCGTACGGACAGACACAGAACA CAGGCTATGGCACTCAGTCAGCTCCCCAGGGTTATGGCTCGACTGGCGGCTATGGTAGCAGCCAGAGTTCCCAGTCGTCTTACGGACAACAGTCCTCCTACCCTGGCTATGGACAGcagccagctcccagcagcaCCTCAGGAAG TTACGGCAGCAGTTCTCAGAGCAGCAGCTACGGGCAGCCCCAGAGCGGGGGCTATGGCCAGCAGTCTGGCTATGGCGGACAGCAACAAAGCTATGGGCAGCAGCAAAGCTCCTATAACCCCCCTCAGGGCTACGGGCAGCAGAACCAGTACAACAGCAGCAGCGGAGGTGGCGGAGGGGGTGGCGGAG GGAGCTATGGCCAAGACCAGTCCTCTATgagtggtggcggcggcggcggctatGGCAGTCAGGACCAGAGCGGTGGTGGCGGTGGCTACGGGGGAGGCCAGCAGGACCGAGGGGGCCGCGGCAGGGGCGGCGGCGGTGGTTACAACCGTAGCAGTGGCGGCTATGAACCCAGAGGCCGAGGCGGCGGCCGTGGAGGCAGAGGCGGCATGGG CGGAAGTGATCGTGGTGGCTTCAATAAATTTGGTG GCCCTCGGGACCAGGGATCACGTCATGACTCGG AGCAGGATAATTCCGACAACAACACCATCTTCGTGCAAGGCCTGGGCGAGAATGTCACCATCGAGTCTGTGGCGGATTACTTCAAGCAGATTGGTATCATCAAG ACAAACAAGAAAACGGGGCAGCCCATGATTAATTTGTATACAGACAGGGAAACTGGCAAGCTGAAGGGAGAGGCGACAGTCTCATTTGATGACCCACCTTCTGCTAAAGCAGCTATCGACTGGTTTGATG GCAAAGAATTCTCTGGGAATCCCATCAAGGTTTCATTTGCTACACGCCGAGCAGACTTTAATCGGGGTGGTGGCAATGGTCGTGGAGGCCGAGGGCGAGGAG GTCCCATGGGCCGCGGAGGCTACGGTGgcggtggcagtggtggtggtggccgAGGAGGATTCCccagtggaggtggtggtggaggaggacaGCAACGAGCTGGGGACTGGAAGTGTCCTAATCC TACCTGTGAGAACATGAACTTCTCTTGGAGAAACGAATGTAACCAGTGTAAGGCCCCTAAACCAGATGGCCCAGGAGGGGGACCAGGAGGTTCGCACATGGGTAAGAAAGGCGCAGCTGGTAATGAGCACATGGGACAGACAGCCTTTATCAGGCAGGGAGGTTGGGGTGGAAATGTGAAttatatttcttgttttctaGGGGGTAACTATGGAGATGATCGACGTGGTGGCAGAGGAGGCTATGATCGGGGCGGCTACCGGGGCCGCGGCGGGGACCGTGGGGGCTTCCGAGGGGGCCGGGGTGGTGGGGACAGAGGCGGCTTTGGCCCTGGCAAGATGGACTCCAG
- the FUS gene encoding RNA-binding protein FUS isoform X4: protein MASNDYTQQATQSYGAYPTQPGQGYSQQSSQPYGQQSYGGYGQSTDTSGYGQSSYGSSYGQTQNTGYGTQSAPQGYGSTGGYGSSQSSQSSYGQQSSYPGYGQQPAPSSTSGSYGSSSQSSSYGQPQSGGYGQQSGYGGQQQSYGQQQSSYNPPQGYGQQNQYNSSSGGGGGGGGGSYGQDQSSMSGGGGGGYGSQDQSGGGGGYGGGQQDRGGRGRGGGGGYNRSSGGYEPRGRGGGRGGRGGMGGSDRGGFNKFGGPRDQGSRHDSEQDNSDNNTIFVQGLGENVTIESVADYFKQIGIIKTNKKTGQPMINLYTDRETGKLKGEATVSFDDPPSAKAAIDWFDGKEFSGNPIKVSFATRRADFNRGGGNGRGGRGRGGPMGRGGYGGGGSGGGGRGGFPSGGGGGGGQQRAGDWKCPNPTCENMNFSWRNECNQCKAPKPDGPGGGPGGSHMGGNYGDDRRGGRGGYDRGGYRGRGGDRGGFRGGRGGGDRGGFGPGKMDSRGEHRQDRRERPY from the exons ACTATACCCAACAAGCAACCCAAAG CTACGGGGCCTACCCCACCCAGCCTGGGCAGGGCTACTCCCAGCAGAGCAGTCAGCCCTATGGCCAGCAGAGCTATGGCGGCTACGGGCAGTCCACGGACACTTCCGGCTATGGCCAGAGCAGCTATGGCTCCTCGTACGGACAGACACAGAACA CAGGCTATGGCACTCAGTCAGCTCCCCAGGGTTATGGCTCGACTGGCGGCTATGGTAGCAGCCAGAGTTCCCAGTCGTCTTACGGACAACAGTCCTCCTACCCTGGCTATGGACAGcagccagctcccagcagcaCCTCAGGAAG TTACGGCAGCAGTTCTCAGAGCAGCAGCTACGGGCAGCCCCAGAGCGGGGGCTATGGCCAGCAGTCTGGCTATGGCGGACAGCAACAAAGCTATGGGCAGCAGCAAAGCTCCTATAACCCCCCTCAGGGCTACGGGCAGCAGAACCAGTACAACAGCAGCAGCGGAGGTGGCGGAGGGGGTGGCGGAG GGAGCTATGGCCAAGACCAGTCCTCTATgagtggtggcggcggcggcggctatGGCAGTCAGGACCAGAGCGGTGGTGGCGGTGGCTACGGGGGAGGCCAGCAGGACCGAGGGGGCCGCGGCAGGGGCGGCGGCGGTGGTTACAACCGTAGCAGTGGCGGCTATGAACCCAGAGGCCGAGGCGGCGGCCGTGGAGGCAGAGGCGGCATGGG CGGAAGTGATCGTGGTGGCTTCAATAAATTTGGTG GCCCTCGGGACCAGGGATCACGTCATGACTCGG AGCAGGATAATTCCGACAACAACACCATCTTCGTGCAAGGCCTGGGCGAGAATGTCACCATCGAGTCTGTGGCGGATTACTTCAAGCAGATTGGTATCATCAAG ACAAACAAGAAAACGGGGCAGCCCATGATTAATTTGTATACAGACAGGGAAACTGGCAAGCTGAAGGGAGAGGCGACAGTCTCATTTGATGACCCACCTTCTGCTAAAGCAGCTATCGACTGGTTTGATG GCAAAGAATTCTCTGGGAATCCCATCAAGGTTTCATTTGCTACACGCCGAGCAGACTTTAATCGGGGTGGTGGCAATGGTCGTGGAGGCCGAGGGCGAGGAG GTCCCATGGGCCGCGGAGGCTACGGTGgcggtggcagtggtggtggtggccgAGGAGGATTCCccagtggaggtggtggtggaggaggacaGCAACGAGCTGGGGACTGGAAGTGTCCTAATCC TACCTGTGAGAACATGAACTTCTCTTGGAGAAACGAATGTAACCAGTGTAAGGCCCCTAAACCAGATGGCCCAGGAGGGGGACCAGGAGGTTCGCACATGG GGGGTAACTATGGAGATGATCGACGTGGTGGCAGAGGAGGCTATGATCGGGGCGGCTACCGGGGCCGCGGCGGGGACCGTGGGGGCTTCCGAGGGGGCCGGGGTGGTGGGGACAGAGGCGGCTTTGGCCCTGGCAAGATGGACTCCAG